The Oncorhynchus nerka isolate Pitt River linkage group LG12, Oner_Uvic_2.0, whole genome shotgun sequence genome contains the following window.
ATTAGTATGTATTAAGCTCTGTTTTGTCTTTATGTAGATAAATGGCCACAAGCTGGAGAACCTGTCACACAGTGCTGCTGTGGAGCTCTTCAGGTCAGCAGGAGAGGACGTGCAGCTACGCGTACAGCAGAGGGTGAGTGGGGGTCCGTTTTCACTCGTCTGGACCTTCTCAATccgcctggggcggcagggtagcctagtggttagagtgtagggggggcagggtagcctagtggttagagtggtggggcggcagggtagcctagtggttagagtgtaggggcggcagggtagcctagtggttagagtggtggggcggcagggtagcctagtggttagagtggtggggcggcagggtagcctagtggttagagtggtggggcggcagggtagcctggtggttagagtgtaggggcggcagggtagcttggtggttagagtgtaggggcggcagggtagcctggtggttagagtgtaggggcggcagggtagcctagtggttagagtgtaggggcggcagggtagcctagtggttagagtgtaggggcggcagggtagcctagtggttagagtgtaggggcggcagggtagcctagtggttagagtgtagaggcggcagggtagcctagtggttagagtgtagaggcggcagggtagcctagtggttagagtgtagaggcggcagggtagcctagtggttagagtgtagaggcggcagggtagcctagtggttagagtgtagaggcggcagggtagcctagtggttagagtgtagaggcggcagggtagcctagtggttagagtgtagaggcggcagggtagcctagtggttagagtgtagaggcggcagggtagcctagtggttagagtgtagaggcggcagggtagcctagtggttagagtggaggcggcagggtagcctagtggttagagcgctggactagtaaccggaaggttgcaagttcaaacccccgagctgacaaggtacaaatctgtcgttctgcccctgaacaggcagttaaccccggtaggccgtcattgaaaataagaatttgttcttaactgacttgcctggttaaatatatACATTAAAAAAATCAACCAACATCTTCGGCAGGTTTGGTCGTATTCATTAGGGAACATTGTAGCAAAGCGTTTTGCAGATAGCACCTACCTTTCCCCGTTTCACTTTTCGTGCCTACTGAACACACTGGGATGTGTTGTAACATGTCACTTTGTTGCCAGTGAAGTAGTCCCTCTTTCCCAACAGCCCACCATGGCCATGAATGGTCCCCCCAGTTCCAGACCTGACGGGGGCTCGTCTGTCTCCTCCTTGGGAATACTTGTGGCTGTCCTGGGAGCTGCTGCAGCCGTTACTGTCCTCTTCATGCGCTTCCAACCACAACTGAGGAGGCATTTTTAAACCCTATGTATCTTTCTCCTCCAATGCATTTTTAAAGGCAAAACCTAGGACTGAACACTTTGTtgaagcccccccccccaaaaaaaacctaGGACTGAACACTTTGTTGAAGCCCCCCAAAACCTAGGACTGAACACTTTGTTGAAGCCCCCCCCCAAAGAGAAAATATACAGCACCAGTGAAAAGTTTGAactcatctactcattcaagggtttttttctttatttttactattttctacattgtagaataatagtgaagaaatcaaaactatgaaatgtcacatatggaatcatgtagtaaccaaaaaagtgttaaaccaatcaaaatatattttatattcttcaaagtagtcaccctttgccttgtcagctttgcacactcttgacattctctcaactagcttaacctggaatgcttttccatcagtcttgaaggagttcccacatatgctgagcacttgttggctgcttttccttcacatcccaaaccatctcaattgggttgattgaggtcgggtgattgtggagaccaggtcatctgatgccgcaccatcactctccttcttggtcaaatagcccttacgcagcctgaaggtgtgttgggtcattgtcctgatgaaaagcaaatgatagtcccactaagcgcaaaccagatgagatggcgtatcgctgcagaatgctgtggtagccatgctggttaagtgtgcctttgaGTCAAAAAAAAATAgggtcatcagcaaagcaccatcacacctcctcctcctccatgcttcacggtgggaaccacacatacggagatcatccgttcacctactctgcatctcacaaagacacggcggttggtctaatatccattgcttgtgtttcttggcccaagcaagtctcttcttcttattggtgtcctttagtagtggtttctttgcagcaattcgaccatgaaggcctgattcacgcagtctcctctgaacagttgatgttgagatgtgtctgttacttgaactctgtgaagcatttatttgggctgccatttctgaggctggtaactctaatgaatttatcctctgcagcagaggtaactctgggtcttcctttcctgtggcggtcctcatgggagccagtttcatcatagagctcgttggtttttgcgactgcatttgaaactttcaaagttcttgaagttttccagattgactgacattcatgtcttaaattaatgatggactgttgtttctctttgcttatttgagctgttcttgccataatgtggacttggtcttttaccaaatagggctctctTCTGTGTACCCACCCCTACCgtattggttgagagaatgccaagagggtgcaaagctgtcatcaaggcaaagggtgactactttgaagaatctcaaatataaaatgtatgttGATTTaagtttattaaaaaaaaaaataatcaaGAAATGTTTGGTaacgacatgattccatgtgtgttatttcatagttctgatgtcttcactattattctacaatgtagaaaatagtccaaataaagaaaaaccctgtaatgagtaggtgtgttcaagcttttgactggtactgtatatacatatatttttttgtgattACCAAAATGCTAAACTTTACTTTCTTGCTACAGGTATAACACCGACTAGATAATGAGAACTTTGTAATTGTACAAATAAATTAAAAAGATGTGCGCATGGCATTCCCTCTGCTGGGCAGAGCTGTGCTCCTCAGACAGAAGGACTTGGCTGACCTAAAAAGCTTATTTATCCCAAAGATATCGTTCTCTGTCAGGATAGAGATTTATTTGTAGAGTTTCTAGGCAGAGGTTGAGCCTGACTCACTCAAGGGGCCTGCCTGCTCACCAGTTTCCTGTTCTTACAGGGTGTTTTTGGAAACTGAAAGGCCATGTTGTGTTCAGTCACTCAGAGTAGCCTTTGTAACTGAATGGctgatctgttttttttttggtGAGCCAGTAGGCTGAGAactcactggtaccctgtgtttTGATTTGTCCGTCTGTACAGATGCAAATTAGCTTTGTGTTTTGATTTGTCTGTCTGTACATATGCAAATTAGCTATGTGTTTTGATTTGTCCGTCTGTACAGATGCAAATTAGCTATGTGTTTTGATTTCATCATTCTTATGTTTATGTTTTGTCCCTCCTGTGGTTAAAATGTCTCTAATTGTACCAGAATCATTTCAGATTGAGTAGCTCTATATGTGTAAAGATAACATTTGAGTTTGAGGTTGAGAGGTGGTTCAGACTAGTCACATTGAGGCTCGTGATGGATGTTGaatcagtgatgtgttgttaacatagtagcctggtctcagatctgctgtctcctcctatagcctggtctcagatctgctgtctcctcctatagcctggtcTAAGATCTGctgtctcctcctatagcctggtctcagatctgctttctcctcctatagcctggtctcagatctgctgtctcctcctatagcctggtctaagatctgttgtctcctcctatagcctggtctcagatctgctttctcctcctatagcctggtctcagatctgctgtctcctcctatagcctggtctcagatctgctgtctcattctatagcctggtctcagatctgttgtctcctcctatagcctggtctcagatctgctgtctcctcctatagcctggtcTAAGATCTGctgtctcctcctatagcctggtctcagatatgctgtctcctcctatagcctggtctcagatctgctgtctcctcctatagcctggtctcagatctgctgTCTCCTCCTAtggcctggtctcagatctgctgtctcattctatagcctggtctcagatctgctgtctcattctatagcctggtctcagatctgcaGTCtcattctatagcctggtctcagatctgttgtctcattctatagcctggtctcagatctgtttgtgctcttgcctACTCCACTGCTGTCCCTATCAAGACAAACTGTTTGGCGTGTTGACAAGGAGTTGACATGATGGCACAAACTGGCATCATCAGGCTACTATATAAATCAGGCGTCTCATTAGAATGTACAGTGATGACGGTTACGCTGTCCATGTTGTAAAGTAGGAGAGACATGTTTTTATATCTGTCTGGACTATGTCACTAATGTGTGTCCCTAAAAGAGAaatgttattttaaatgtttcCAGGTTCACATTGAGGCTGGTGTTATCTGTTAATCTAATCCATGTGGTGTGCATCACTTACACATTTAACAGCAGTAAGAGAATAGTTTTTATGGAAAAAGGGACATTTATCGCTTTATCTACTTTACTATTGTTTGCAAAGAAAGAAAACAAAATGTGACTTTCAAACAAATATGACTTTAAAAACAGACCGTTTGATGCTGTTTTGAAAGCCTTATGGAGCCATTAATTTAATCCTAAAGGTCCGATGCTGCCACCTAGTGGATGTTTAGCAGTCCTGCAGCTCATCCAATCACTGTAATAGAGGGGTGGATTGTGTATAAatcattttattatttttttttgtcaccctattccctaagtagtgcactacttttgaccagagtcctatgtagagaatagggtgccatttggtactcaATCATGGTCGATGTTTAACATTTACATTCCATGTATTTTGTATAATCTGTATATAGGTGTGTGTCGTCACCCTACTGACCTTGTATGAAGCAAAAATAAGTACATTTTATATTATCCTATGAATGCCAATAAAGAGAGCTCAGGACAGTTGCACTTGGAGTAATGTCTGTTTCATGATGATCGGGGGTCTTGTTGGATTGGCGTCGTGCACCAGCGTGAATCATTGTCATGTACATTTTAGACTGTTCAAGCGTCTCCTTGGAAACGAGCCTGGAGTCGGGACACCCAACTGGGTTCCTAGCCAGCCGCTGAGTTGGAGCCAATTGATGTATAGGCTATATAATCATTCTGTATATAGGCCTCTGGTTGGCCCAGGCTATTGGGACACTTGACTGTCTGTTTACTTGAGTATAGAATATCACCTCTCAAATGGCATTGATTTGATTGAATTGATCGATTACTGTGGTGTTATAACCTTTCTGGGTTTACACTTCTCTACACACTGTCCATGAAACAATTTATCAAGCTAGAATGAAAATAGATGAAATGTCAGCAGAAATAAGCTGCCCTGTCCCATGTACTGGAATGTTTCTATATCAACATATGCACATAAAGGTATTCCCACGGCTATTTCTTGCATAATTAATTCTACAGACACAaaaaaaaagatcccaccatcTGTCGCCATTTCCTGTTTCCGTTAACCCCCATGTCGTCAGGTAAATTAATCCGCATTTAAacggttggatggaaacctggttactgCAGAGATTACAGTCATTCAGAGATTACAGTCATTGAGTACAGTCATTCAGTGTACAGTCATTCAGAGAGTACAGTAATTCAGAGATTACAGTAATTCAGAGATTACAGTCATTCAGAGATTAGTCATTCAGAGTACAGTCATTCAGAGATTACAGTCATTCGGTGTACAGTCATTCAGAGATTACAGTCATTCAGAGTACAGTCATTCAGAGATTACAGTCATTCGGTGTACAGTCATTCAGAGATTACAGTCATTCAGAGTACAGTCATTCAGAGATTACAGTCATTCGGTGTACAGTCATTCAGAGATTAGTCATTCAGAGTACAGTACTTCAGTGTACAGTCATTCAGAGATTACAGTCATTCAGAGATTAGTCATTCAGAGTACAGTCATTCAGTGAACAGTCATTCAGAGATTACAGTCATTCAGAGTACAGTCATTCAGTGTACAGTCATTCAGAGATTACAGTCATTCAGTGTACAGTCATTCAGAGATTACAGTCATTCAGTGTACAGTCATTCAGTGTACAGTCATTCAGTGAACAGTCATTCAGAGATCAGTCATTCAGTGAGCAGTCATTCCAACTGTTTTCAGTACACTAATATGTCTCTGAGTCAACAGTGTCTCTTCTGGTCCAAAGTAAAGTTCACCGATCCAGTTTCATACGGTACAAATTCATTGTCAAGGTTTCATTTAATCAAAAGCTGAGCAATACCAGACCAAACACATTGGTCTAGTATAGTGTATGttaagttattattattttatttatttcacctttattgaaccaggtatgccagttgagaaaaagttatcatttacaactgcaacctggccaagataagccAAAGCAGTTTGAcgcaaacaacacagagttacacatggaataaacaaaacatacagtcaataacacagtagaaaaaggtatatatacagtgtgtgcaaataagagaggcaaggcaataaataggccatgatagcgaaataattacaatatagcaattaaacactggaatggtagatgtgcagaagatgagtgtgcaagtagagatactggggtgcaaaggagcaagaataataaatacagtatggggatgaggtagtaggatgggctatttacagatgggctatgtacaggttcagtgatctgtgagctgctctgacagctgatgcctaaagttagtgagggagatgggaatctccagcttcagtgatttttgcatttcgttccagtcattggcagcagataactgaaaggaaaggcgaccaaatgaggaattggctttggggatgaccagtgagatatacctgctggagcacgtgctacgggtgggtgctgctatggtgaccagtgagctgagataaggcggggctttacctagcagagacttatagatgacttggagccagtgggtttggcaacgaatatgaagcgaaggccagccaacgagagcatacaggtcgcaatggtgggtagtatatggggctttggtgacaaaacggatggcactgtgatagactgcatccaatttgctgagtagagtgttggaggctattttgtgaatgacatcgccgaagtcaaggatcggtaggatagtcagttttacgtatgtttggcagcaggagtgaaggatgctttgttgtgaaatagaaagccgattctagatttaattttagattggagatgcttaatgtgagtctggaaggagagtttacagtctagccagacacctaggtatttgcagttgtccacatattctaagtcagaaccggtccagagtagtgatgctggacgggcaggcagttgtgggcagcaatcggttgaaaagcatgcatttagtttaacttgcatttaagagcagttggaggccacggaaggagagttgtatggcattgaagctcgtctggaggttagggttagttaacagtgtccaaagaagggccagaagtatacagaatggtgtcgtctgcttagaggtggatcagagaatcaccagcagcaagagcgacatcattgatatatacagagaagagagtcggctcGAGAACTGAACCCtgcggcacccccatagagactgccagaggtccggacaacaggccctctgatttgacacactgaactctgtctgagaagtagttggtgaaccaggcgaggcagtcatttgagaaaccaaggctgttgagtctgccgataagaatgtggtgattgacagagtcgaaagctttggccaggtcaatgaatacagctgcacagtattgtctcttattgatggtggttatgatatcgtttaggactttaagcgtggctgaggtgcacccatgatcagctctgaaaccagattgcatagcggcgaaggtacagtgggattcgaaatggtctgttatctgtttgttaacttggctttcgaagaccttagaaaggcagggtaggatggatataggcctgtagcagtttgggtctagagtgtctccccctttgaagagggggatgaccgcggaagctttccaatctttgggggatctcagacgatatgaaagagaggttgaagaggctagtaaataggggttgcaacaattttggcagatacgtttaggaagagagggtccagattgtccagcccggctgatttgtaggggtccatattttacagctctttcagaacatcagctatctggatttgggtgatggagaaatgggggaggtttgggcaagTTGTTGTGGGGGGtgtagggctgttgaccggggtaggggtagccaggtggaaagcatggccagccgtagaaaaatgcttcttgaaattctctaATTATATTGGATTTATtggtagtgacagtgtttcctagcctcagtgcagtgggcagctgggaggaggttctcttattctccatggactttagtgtcccagaacttttttgagtttgtgctacaggatgcaaatttctgcttgaaaaagctagccttagctttcctaactgcctgtgtatattggttcctaacttccctgaaaagttgcatatcacgggagcTACTCGacgctaatgcagtacgccacatgtttttgtgctggtcaagggcagtcagatctggggtgaaccaagggctatatctgctCCTGGTTCTAaatgatacttttgtaccagatATATTTTCAAGACGAAGTTGAATTGGACCAGGCTAAAGGCGAGTGCCATCATGTAGAACAAGTGTGGCATCAATGTGCTGCtcatgtaactgccaaaataaaggaaacacttttgagtaaatgagggatacaaagtatattgaaagcaggtgcttccacacaggtgtgattCCTGAGTTAATTCAGTAATTAACATCCCATCGTGTTTAGGGTCATCTATTAAAAATGCCCCACTTTCCCAAATATGTTTACTACCTTTGCTAGAAGCTCAGTGATTTGGGAAGAAGGGTCTCAAAAGAGCATAGGGTTttaataaagtgtgtgtgtgtgtgtgtgtgtccttccctccctccagtccGTATGCTATGTTCGGTTTGCTCGACTTGCTTCAAGAAAACGTATTGTGTGAGCGAACAGCCGAAACATCACATTTTGTCAAAATATATGCGCAAACTGTTTAGACTGAcaagtgtgtctgtctcagtcaccagatctcaacccagttgaacacttatgggagttTCTGGAGCGCTGCATGAGATGACGTTTTCCAccagcatcaacaaaacaccaagtTATTGACTTTCTTTTGGAAGAATAGatttgcatccctccaatagagttccggACACttatagaatctatgccaaggtgcattgaagctgttctggcgggCTTGTGGTGGCCCAAACGAGACTGAAGACTACTTTTACCATGGCccatagtgcactgtataggcaatagggtgtcaTTACTTCATTCAATATCGAGAGGACTCGTGATATCTCCAGGAGTAAGTATAATTGtgttgtctttatctgttgtggtctagtactgccTTGTTGTCTTtttctgttgtggtctagtactgccttgttgtctttatctgttgtggtctagtactgccTTGTCTTtttctgttgtggtctagtactgccttgttgtctttatctgttgtggtctagtactgccttgttgtctttatctgttgtgtcTAGTACTGCCTTGTCTTtttctgttgtggtctagtactgccTTGTTGTCTTtttctgttgtggtctagtactgccttgttgtctttatctgttgtggtctagtactgccTTGTCTTtttctgttgtggtctagtactgccttgttgtctttatctgttgtggtctagtactgccttgttgtctttatctgttgtgtcTAGTACTGCCTTGTTGTCTTTTtttgttgtggtctagtactgccTTGTCTTtttctgttgtggtctagtactgccTTGTTGTCTTTTTCTGTTGTTGTCTAGTACTGCCTTGTTGTCTTtttctgttgtggtctagtactgccttgttgtctttatctgttgtggtctagtactgccTTGTCTTtttctgttgtggtctagtactgccTTGTCTTtttctgttgtggtctagtactgccTTGTCTTtttctgttgtggtctagtactgccTTGTTGTCTtttctgttgtggtctagtactgccTTGTTGTCTtcatctgttgtggtctagtactgccttgttgtctttatctgttgtggtctagtactgccttgttgtctttatctgttgtggtctagtactgccTTGTTGTCTTtttctgttgtggtctagtactgccttgttgtctttatctgttgtggtctagtactgtcttgtctttttctgttgtg
Protein-coding sequences here:
- the LOC115115845 gene encoding synaptojanin-2-binding protein-like, yielding MNGSAKYTAPTVLGIQLKRGPQGLGFNIVGGLDQQYVLNDSGIYVAKIKQNGAAALDGRLQEGDKILAINGHKLENLSHSAAVELFRSAGEDVQLRVQQRPTMAMNGPPSSRPDGGSSVSSLGILVAVLGAAAAVTVLFMRFQPQLRRHF